One Planctomycetaceae bacterium genomic region harbors:
- the ndk gene encoding nucleoside-diphosphate kinase, with amino-acid sequence MPTERTLILVKPDGVQRRLIGTIVSRIENKGLSIIAMKMLKVTPEISREHYAEHAAKPFYPDLESFITSGPVVAMIIQGPEAVSVMRTLMGKTNGRESAPGTIRGDYGASRQMNLIHGSDSVASAKREIGIYFKPEEICDHTSTLAEWSWAADEA; translated from the coding sequence ATGCCAACTGAACGCACACTGATTCTTGTCAAACCCGACGGTGTCCAGCGCCGACTAATCGGCACGATCGTTTCCCGGATCGAAAACAAAGGGCTCAGCATCATCGCGATGAAGATGCTGAAAGTGACGCCGGAAATCAGCCGTGAACACTACGCCGAACACGCAGCCAAGCCGTTCTATCCGGATCTGGAAAGCTTCATCACGTCCGGTCCGGTCGTAGCGATGATAATTCAGGGGCCGGAAGCCGTGTCCGTAATGAGAACGCTGATGGGCAAAACGAACGGTCGCGAATCGGCCCCGGGCACGATCCGCGGCGACTACGGAGCCAGCCGGCAGATGAACCTAATCCACGGCAGCGACAGCGTCGCCAGCGCCAAACGCGAAATCGGCATCTACTTCAAGCCGGAAGAAATCTGCGACCACACCTCAACACTCGCCGAATGGTCTTGGGCCGCCGACGAAGCGTGA